A part of Rattus norvegicus strain BN/NHsdMcwi chromosome 4, GRCr8, whole genome shotgun sequence genomic DNA contains:
- the Tas2r118 gene encoding taste receptor type 2 member 16, which produces MVPTQVTIFSIIMYVLESLVIIVQSCTTVAVLFREWMHFQRLSPVEIILISLGISHFCLQWTSMLYNFGTYSRPVLLFWKVSVVWEFMNVLTFWLTSLLAVLYCVKVSSFSHPVFLWLRLKILKLVLWLLLGALIASCLSIIPSVVKYHIQMELLTLDHLPKNSSLILRLQMFEWYFSNPFKMIGFGVPFLVFLISIILLTVSLVQHWGQMKHYSSSSSSLRAQCTVLKSLATFFIFFTSYFLTIVVSFIGTVFDKKSWFWVCEAVIYGLVCIHFTSLMMSNPTLKKALRLQFWSPESS; this is translated from the coding sequence ATGGTGCCAACCCAAGTCACCATCTTCTCTATCATCATGTATGTGCTTGAGTCCTTAGTCATAATTGTGCAAAGTTGCACAACGGTTGCAGTGCTGTTCAGAGAGTGGATGCACTTTCAAAGACTGTCGCCGGTGGAAATAATTCTCATCAGCCTGGGCATTTCACATTTCTGTCTACAGTGGACATCGATGCTGTACAACTTTGGTACCTACTCTAGGCCTGTCCTTTTATTTTGGAAGGTATCGGTCGTCTGGGAGTTCATGAACGTTTTGACATTCTGGCTAACCAGTTTGCTTGCTGTCCTCTACTGTGTCAAGgtctcttccttctctcaccCCGTCTTCCTCTGGCTGAGGTTGAAAATTTTGAAACTGGTTCTCTGGTTGCTATTGGGCGCTCTGATAGCTTCTTGTTTGTCAATCATCCCTTCTGTTGTTAAATATCATATCCAGATGGAATTACTCACCCTAGATCATTTACCCAAAAACAGTTCTTTGATTCTAAGACTGCAAATGTTCGAGTGGTAtttttctaatcctttcaaaatgATTGGGTTTGGCGTTCCTTTCCTCGTGTTCCTGATTTCTATCATCTTACTCACAGTCTCGCTGGTCCAGCATTGGGGGCAGATGAAAcactacagcagcagcagctccagccTGAGAGCTCAGTGCACTGTTCTGAAGTCTCTTGCcaccttcttcatcttcttcacaTCCTATTTTCTGACTATAGTCGTCTCCTTTATTGGCACCGTGTTTGATAAGAAGTCATGGTTCTGGGTCTGCGAAGCTGTCATCTATGGTTTAGTCTGTATTCACTTCACTTCCCTGATGATGAGCAACCCTACACTGAAAAAAGCACTCAGGTTGCAGTTCTGGAGCCCAGAGTCTTCCTAA